The genomic stretch aaaaagctgaaaataattgtaaaaatgacatttagaTCACGATAATTAAGCAGGATATCTTGCCGATTTAACATCTCATCGAACtaatcaataaatgaaaaacaaaactaacgGGGTTTTTGAGGAAATGGAGATGTGTTCTTGTGGCCAAAATATCACAACATACACTTTAAACAGTTACCATACATGATGAAACACGCCACAGTATCTTCATGATCGTGGGAAGTCAGAGTCATACCTGAAACAAAAGTGCAGGATATATTACAGCAGTATTGGTCTCTCACATTGTGTTATTGTTCAGGTTACGGCCTGGTTAAGATCCAGATTGCACggtttaaatgaaaaaaaatcataatggAGGAGTTTACAATGGTCAGTGTTGGTTATTAATTATTGTTAGTGCTATATAAattgtctttattgtcatttacTGTAACATTCATCACATTCAGCCCACACACACCCAtagaagttttaaaaaaaaaggtaattgacagaggaacaaaaagttaattattattaaacttGTGTACAGTAATTCACATTAcaaggaataaaaataaatgcacataaaatgttgcacattatgaaaaagaaaacaattagaCATTAAATAAGAAGCAGTGTGGTTTTTTGAACGTTGTGAGCTAAGCAATATTTACACTGCTTATCTGAGCTTCAGAGTACAGAACTTTTTACAATaaagcttttacattttttttatataaagctCACGTCTGTACATCCTCCGTCACTGCATCCTGCATGTAAAGGAAGTGCGTCATTGATACGCCTTACCTGTTCTGTTTATCGTGGGAACTTTATTAGTTGCTGTTGTTggaagttaaacatttttatttaaagtccTGTGTTTCAACTGATCTTAATTTCCTTTCAGAAAAAGAGCAACAGGAAGCGATCGAACACATCGATGAAGTACAGAATGAAATTGACAGGTGAGTCTGAATGTTACCTGTGAGCGTTGGCCGAACGTAGAGATTTTTCCccatttgactgttttttcctcttttcttcccGTCAGACTGAACGAGCAGGCGAGTGAAGAAATTTTAAAAGTAGAGCAGAAGTACAACAAATTACGCCAGCCGTTCTTTCAGAAGCGATCAGAACTCATAGCCAAAATCCCCAACTTCTGGGTCACAACATTTGTCAACCATCCACAAGGTACGCTCTTTGATTCTTTTACCCGTCTGTACGGTGAagccaaacatgtttttacaacTTCTTTCTACTTTTTGGACTTTTAGTTTCAGCACTTCTGggcgaggaggatgaggaagcaCTTCATTACTTGTCGAGGGTGGAGGTCACCGAGTTCGAGGACATCAAGTCTGGATACAGAATAGattttgtgagtgtttgtggtCCTTTCTCCTCGTTTCTATGAACTAAGTTGTGTTGTATTCtgacacaggtgtgtttttctttttgctagTATTTCGACGAGAACCCGTACTTTGAGAATAAAGCCCTCTCCAAAGAGTTTAATGTGAACGAGAGCGGGGATCCTGTTTCCAAATCGTCTGAAATCAAATGGAAAGCCGGAAAGGTTGGTTGCCTCTTTCTCTTCCCATTCTGtggtttttgatgtttttacactttattgACCGTTATTCTTCTTCCTAAAACGAGACAACTTTTCAAACCTTTTGCACGTTCTCCCCCTCCAGGACCTGACAAAGCGTTCGGGCCAGACGCCAAACAAAGCTGGGAAGAAACGACAGCACGAGGAGCCCGAAAGCTTCTTCACCTGGTTCACCGATCACTCAGACGCCGGAGCTGACGAGCTGGGAGAAGTCATCAAGGACGACATCTGGCCCAACCCGCTGCAGTACTACCTGGTAGGCTCAGAACTCATCTTGAGTCTTAACAGGATTCCTGTTTAgattatttcccatcatgcccaTGGTGTTCATTTACAAGAAGACGACAAAACATGCCGCATCATCAGATTCAGTTCAGATCTCGTCTGTGATGAAAAGTTTGATGTCAGATTTGTTAGAAAcgagcagcaacctctggtgttgaacaatgaagccaatgaggaagtgccAATACCTGCAATTCTaagagtgtccacttgaggctggctgcagaagcacaggaaatCACGTACACACCCACATGAAAATTCCCATTGTGGTAGACCTGAGTGACAGGCGGGCGCAGTGTACCTGTTTGttaggaggtttaaaacctgcctcagctccagctctgagCCTGTCGTTATGgggactgaaagttaggttgagacaggatAACCAGCATGGTGACCGCACTCTCTAGTCTTCAAAAGCCCCCCTTCAGTAACCTCTGGGTGACATCACGTTtacttacagtctatggttagaATTGTGTAAATGTGAAGCATCCAAAACAGGCAGAACGATAACTTTTACTTTGTCCAGCTAGCAGTTATACTGAGGAGGAAAGCGCTGGCTGAGCAATCGAGAGCTTTTGCATGAAGCGTTCTCGGTAGGCAGTAAAACTGCGGGAATATcagacatttggaaaagagtgccagtgatgtcaacagcgcctttctgagaagttgaaagatttttaacctgagcgctcggagcagccgcacaaaaaaggcaaaGCGCTCGGTAAAAAGCTTCTGGGCTTTTCCACTACTCATCTAAAACAATTAATAGATGCTAGCgctagaaaaaaaacatctaactAATGCTGGGATGAACTTTTTTCAGATTTCCAGTGAAAGTTTTTGAATGAATCACTGTCATCCAAAGGTACCCGACAtggaggatgaggaaggagaCGGAGATGACGATGACGACGACGAGGAGGGTCTGGAAGATATCGacgagggggaggaagaggagggtgatgatgatgacgaggaTGGTGATGGGGAAGACGGAGAGGTAAGAGgggaaaacaagtttttttttagaaactcaAATGATTAATGAGATGTTTTTCTTGGAATAAACGATGTGATGTCTTTTCTCTTCTCGTCTCAGGATGACGGAGAGGACGATTAAACTTCTCGGCTTTCACTTTTTCCCCTCGTCCTCCCTCTGTGATCATCCTACAAACCTCGGGAGCaaaatcttttgtttgtttatttttttctgggtGGGGAGGGGCGGGATTTgtataaaagtaataaaaaaaaaatcttgtgtgTCGTTAGCATGTCCatccttcctcctctgcagcccTGACGTATCCACGACGGCCGGCTCCTTACAGCA from Labrus bergylta chromosome 17, fLabBer1.1, whole genome shotgun sequence encodes the following:
- the LOC109988558 gene encoding protein SET, producing MSASSAKVSRKENSNHDGADETSEKEQQEAIEHIDEVQNEIDRLNEQASEEILKVEQKYNKLRQPFFQKRSELIAKIPNFWVTTFVNHPQVSALLGEEDEEALHYLSRVEVTEFEDIKSGYRIDFYFDENPYFENKALSKEFNVNESGDPVSKSSEIKWKAGKDLTKRSGQTPNKAGKKRQHEEPESFFTWFTDHSDAGADELGEVIKDDIWPNPLQYYLVPDMEDEEGDGDDDDDDEEGLEDIDEGEEEEGDDDDEDGDGEDGEDDGEDD